Within Triticum dicoccoides isolate Atlit2015 ecotype Zavitan chromosome 1B, WEW_v2.0, whole genome shotgun sequence, the genomic segment GGCCAATTTCATTGCGATATATAAAGAACACATTTTGTTAGGTGGATAGAAAATACACGTCGTTTTATCTAAATATCAAATTTGGAATTAATAACGAGAAGTTGATTTATCAAGGAAATCCAAAAGGTCAGGAGGTGAGTTCTGACACAATGACTAAAAAGAATTGGGCTTCAAATAAAATTTGCCACCCATCTACTAATGACAGTTCTGAGATGGAACAATTAATGGAGGATGCACATAACCGAAGAAGATTCAGATTCCCATGGCCACATAGGAAAAGTGGCAGAAATGCTTTGGAGACATATGATGTTAGGATAAGGTATATTTAGTCAATGATGGGATTGAGAATGACGAGCACATGGGCGGTCGATAGCGTAGGCATATGAAAATTATTAACAAAATATTAGTGGGAAAGTGGACATTGTTTGACGACGAGTGTAAGATCGAACATGGAGATCAGTGTGTCTTTCTCAATATTTTAAATAGCGCGTTACAAAATATAGCGAGGCCCTTTTCTAAATGCTACACAAGTTATAGCGTGCTAATAGCGTGCTATATTTTAAAAGAGCGTTTGCAAAAAAATCAAATATATCTAGAAATAAAGTATTTAAGCAACTAAATTTTTCATAGGAGCAAGCAATATATGCATCTGATAAAAGGAGTGAGAAAGCTAGTGGGAGAATCTGATAAAAGGAATGAGAAAGCTAGTGATCGTGGGTTGGTTTTGGCCTGCTGGGCTGTGCTTATTTCAGTTTTGCATGGTCTGCACGTTATAACGTTACAACGTTACAATGTTATAGCATGTGTAGCGCGCTAATTACGCGATTAGCACCGTAGCGTCTGATTTTGCCAAAACGTAACGTCTCCCTTCCAAATATGCTATAACCGCGTTATAACGGTGAAATAGCGTGCTATTTAAAATATTGGTCTTTCTGCAGCAAAAAATATTGACAAATTTTACTGTTGAATAATATCATGTTTAGGCAAAACATATTTTTCGGTATAACATAACCTATGTCCTGACTGGCATATAAAattccacaataccgttgagcataaTCCAACAACAATTAACAATAGGTGACTGGCAAAGAAAATGATACCAACTATATATGACGATAACATGTAATACATCTAGCCACCCAAATGTGTGGGCCATCCCGCTAGTTACATTGTAAAGAAACATGCATTACAATCTTTAATCAAATAAAAAATTAATGAATCAAATAAACAAATCTTGTGGTGTATTCCTAGAATTGAGCTTGAATATGGTCTACCATCTTCTTGTCCACCTGGAAGGCTTTGGTAAGTATATCATCTGAGATGGATGGATTTGATCCAAACACCGTATTTGCTATGGTGATCACTCCGGGGTTTTTGCTACTCAGCGCCGCAATGGCTATCGCCTTGCTAGTTCCATAGTTGAACTGGAAGTGAATCAACCCTTGTGGAAAGACAAACACATCCCCTTTGTTCAGAACTTTTGAGAACAGCTCGTTTTCAGGGTTCGAGGTCACGAAACCAACATAGAGCGAACCTTCTAGCACAGTCAGGATCTCACTTGCACGGGGGTGGATATGCGGTGGGTTTTGACCATGGGGTGCATAATCAACACGAGCAAGGGAGATGCTCAAAGTGTTCAACCCAGCAATCTGCGCGACGTTAACTGCGGTCACAGAAGAGCCTTGCTTGTTGCTCGTGTTCCCGGCCATGTGAAGCCCCGAGAAGAAGAAGTCTTCTACCAAGGCAGTCTTTGCGTCTTTGCATGCAAATCCATTCACGAAAACTGCACATACATACACAGTTTTTGAACAGTTAACAACTACATATTGGCACAAAGAAGTAACCTAGACGTTTCAGTGTAGTGATGCGCGCATGTGTGATTATACATACCTTGGGATGTCCTGTCAGCGACGCAGAAATCCTGGAGCTGGCCAGGGTCGGAGGCAAGAGGACGAGAAGCTGATAGAGCCAAAAGAACAAGGAGGAAGAATCCTGAGGCCATTTGGATGCGAACGTTAATTCTCACTAGATCAAGTGCCTTCTGTCGAGTAGGCAAAGAGCTGTGCAGACTAGTTCTTGTGAGTTGTGAACTTGTGATGCTTCGAAGGGTTGAAGAAGGCCAGTATATATATGGAAAGGGAACTTAGAAGAGGTTTTTTGTTTGTTCTGTTGGGGCGCATGTGGATATCATGGAAATGGTCTTCACCAATTCCCACCTGAGTAACAAGGAAAGCGTGTTTCCTTGCAGTGGCAGGCCTGCCTGCAACGGCCAACTAATCATAGTTGTGTATTCATGGTTTGAACAAGTCCTGTTCATACTTGTACTAGCTCTCTTGTCTCACCAGATGGAGCTAGCGATGATGCCATCAAACATATTGTGATGGGGAGTGCTCCCATGCAtacgccccccccccaccccaccccaccccacctgaaaaaccATTTCTTTGAACATTAAAAGGTAATTTTCGTGTTATAGGCTGATTATAGCTAAGACTAATCGCAATTAGATAGCTGATTGATCTTTTCCTTTTGGCCCTAACCTGCACACCTAGGCCTACAGTCCATATCTTAAATGCTTCGACCCGCTCTCTCTATGCTACGATTCCTTCCGATTCTCTTGCTGCAAGAGGCACGACAGCTGCCGGCCTGCTACACGGCCGGCGTCCAGCCGACATGCTCACTAAATTTGTTCAGGCTCTTGTATTTGTTTAGATTCCCATGTCCCTAAGTTTTTTGAACGAACTCGTGTTTCACAAGAAAAATTGTCACTAGGGTACGGTGCTATGAGATTTTATATAAAGATAAATAGAGTTGGCCCGGTTCAAATGGTAAACTAGACCGAAAATCACACGAAGGCTTAATTGATTAAGGGACAATCAAGCTAGAACCCTAGCTATGAGCACACAAAAGGACCTAGCCAACCTGACCTATCTTGACCTCCACCGTCTACATGCCCTCTATGTGGATAGAAGTGAGCGGGATCTTCGCAGACGCTTCCAAGAAGGAAAAGTGATGCATGTGGCTGTCATCGCCACAGGTATCGACCCCATGTCTATCACTACGACTTTCGGCTAAAACCGTCCTCGACCCCCTCCTCCTTCCGTCGAGATAGGGGTGTGGTCTAGCCACGCCAATAGCCACGGCGACAACTTAAGAAACGACCAACTTAACCGTGGTCTAGTGGGAAGGTCGAACCCTTCGACGACTATTCCAAAGGGAGATGGCGTCACTGTGACAGCGTCGCATGTGTCGATCCGTCCCCATTGAAAACAAGGCTTTCACCCATAGGCATGTGTCTATCCACCTGACTTAACACTCGGGTAGGGGCCCTGTCACTGCCAACTGAGAGCAAGTTGCAGCCTGCATCACACCGACAATGACAAACTATGGCCCTTGAATCAGAGAGCATGCTGATTAAGATAGAACATCACCATGGAGACAAGACCTCGCTGATGCAAAAAACAACCACACCACACGGGGCCAAACCTCGGCAACAACAAACCAACGAGTGGCCAACCCGCGACCAACCACAATACCAACGTTCACTAGCCTACTGCGATACGAGGAACATTAGTAGGAGGGAGGGTCAACCGATAGCTGTCAGGACAATCATTGCAACACCGCCACCAAGCGTTGGAATGGCTCCGACCGCGCCACCACCACATGTGCCAGCAACAGACCCGAACGGCCTGCCAGAGCACAGCTAGCACCGCAGTGGCAAGA encodes:
- the LOC119301486 gene encoding putative germin-like protein 2-1; this encodes MASGFFLLVLLALSASRPLASDPGQLQDFCVADRTSQVFVNGFACKDAKTALVEDFFFSGLHMAGNTSNKQGSSVTAVNVAQIAGLNTLSISLARVDYAPHGQNPPHIHPRASEILTVLEGSLYVGFVTSNPENELFSKVLNKGDVFVFPQGLIHFQFNYGTSKAIAIAALSSKNPGVITIANTVFGSNPSISDDILTKAFQVDKKMVDHIQAQF